Below is a genomic region from Streptomyces sp. NBC_01454.
GTAGTCCTGCATGAACTTCGAGCAGTTGATGACGATGACGGACACCTCGCGGCGGGTCGACGCCTCGGTCACGATGATCGAGTTGCCGACCGTCTTGCCCGCGCCGTTGACGCCCTGGGCGACGCAGTGCTCCACGTTCTGCCCGCCTTCGACCTCCTGGAAGTCGTTGAGGATGCCGGGCAGGTTGAGCTTGAGCGTCTCGCCGTCCTCGTACCGTCCGAGGCTGATCGGCAGGTCGCCGAACCCGGCGCCGAACGCGGACGGGCCGGGCCAGGCGAACCCGTCCTTGAGGAGGTCGGCGACCTGGACCCGCATGGTGATCAGCGAGGCGTCGTCGTCGTCGACGGTGTGGGTGATGCGGCCCTGTCCGAGCTTGAGCGCGGAGGTCATGGCGGGGATACGGCGGGCGAACTCGTCCGCCGTAGCCCCGTCCTTCGCCTCGACCTTGGCAACGACCGTGCCCTTGCCGTTGGACTTGGCCTCCTGGAGCTCGTGCTTGGCCAGGCCGATCTCGGATTCGAGCTTGGCCCACTTGCCGTCGGCCTTCTCTCCCGCGCCCTTCTTGTGCAGCGCCGACCAGAGGTGGTTGGCGATGCACAGGCCGGACCCGGCGAGCATCCAGGCGCCCATCGTGGCGCCGGACTCCAGGCCCACCACGGTGCCCAGGGTGATCCCGGCCGTGGTGGCGATGGAGTTGACCTGGTGGAGGTAGCGGACGTCCTTCTCGCGCTTGGCCTTGACGTCCATGTGGCTGATCAGCTTGGACAGGGCCGCGCCGGTGCCGGCCAGACCGAGCGCGGCGAGCGCCAGGGAGGCCGGGGTGGTGGCGAGCAGCACGTGGGCGGTCTCAGCGACGATGCAGCCGCCGATGTTGATGCCCCACGGCCCGCCGTAGGTGACCCATACCTTCTTCGAGGACTCCTGCTCCTCTTCGGTACGGGTGTCGATCTTCTTCGCTCGTGCAGAGATACGGCGGGCCATCACGCTGCCTTTCCGCCCTCGCCCGGACGCCCGGCGGCGCCCTTGGGCTTGTCACCGATGGAGAATCCGGGCTTCTTCGCGCCCTTGCCCTCGCGTGCCTTCCGCTCAGCCTCGATCTCGGGCTGGATGAAGTGCTTGACGAAGGAGGCGTACATCTTGATGCCGCTCAGCCCGAGGACCTTCGCAGCGGAGGCACCGCCCTTGAGGTGGGCGGACACCAGCTTCGCGCGGATCTTTGACTGGGCTCCGAAAGTCCACCACTTGCCCTTGTACTGGGCGAGGATGGCGCCGACCATGTCCGCGTCCATGCCGATCCGCATGTGGAGCTCCATGCCGATGGCGCGCAGGATCCGGGCGTACTGGTAGAGGTCGCGGTCCGTGGTGAACTCAATCTTCTCCAGCTGCTGGATGAGCTGGGAGAGGTTCGAGCCGAGCTTCTCGCCGCTGTCGCTGTCGCTCATGTCGGGGTGGGGTTCCTTCCGGTGAGGGGGTCATGCGGGGATCGGGGGCTGTCACCTCCCCGCGGTCCCGCACCGTGCGGTGCGGAGCCACGGGCAAGCGGCAGGAACGTCACTTGCTGGCGGCGGCGTTGTTGTTGGCGTTGGAGATCGCGGTGCCGATGCCGGTGCCGATGCCGTCGATCGCGCTTGCGAGGGGCGACGTCGCCAGGGCGTAGCCGCAGACGAGCGCGGCGATCATGACGCCCGCTCGCATGTCGGAGCGCCAGAACAGCCAGGTGGCGCCACCGGCGAGCAGGAACAGGGGAAGTGCGATCACGAGGTCCTCCAGAGACGGGGAGTCGGGGAAGTGCTCTCCAGCCACGAGGGCCGAACAGAGCTGGGGAAGCGGGGTGCTCCTTCGCTCTCCACCGCCACCGGACCGCGCGGGGCGGGCCGGTGGCGACTGGGCAACGCAGGAAGCGGAGCGGGTCAGCGGGCCAGGAGCACCGCGGCGATGACGATGAACGGGCCGGCCATGCCGAGGAGGTAGAGGAACTTCATGTCTGCCTCCTTCACTTGCCGCCGCGGGCCCGACGAAGGGCCTCTTCGATGATCGGGTCGGTGGGCTGGTCGTTCCGTGTGACGCTGAGGGAGTTCAACAGGGGCCTCCATGCAGGTCCTGGACAGCCCCGGGGGTCCGATCCCTGGGGCTGTCGCCGTTGGTAGAGCCGGTGTCCACCGCGCTCTCCCCCGCACACCGACCGCAGGGCGGTGGCGTACGAGGGGCAGCGCGTGGCTGCAAAACAGGGGGCGCGGCCTCTGCCGCCGCGCTGCTCGCCTTGTGTTCTGAGAGGGAGGACGAGGTTCCCTCAGTCCCGACGCGATCCATCGCCCTGGCTGGGACCAGCTGCCGGGGGTCTGGGAAGAAGGTGTCGCGTCGTTCTTAACGTCGTGGGATGCCGGCCCTCCGTGCTCGCCATCAGTAATGAGCGTCCAGTTGGTACTGCACCGGACCGCCCCCAAGAGGGCGCCTGACGGGTCATCGCACGTGCCGACTGCCACCACCAGAGGTAATGGCGCCGCTCACGACGGGTTTCCACTCACCCCGGCCGGTGTGGTCACGGCCGGTACTGCGGTGGTGGATCACGCTGTTGAGTTCTCAAAGATCGGCCGCTGCCTTACAGAGCCAGGCCCGAGAAGGGCTGGATGTCCGGGCGGATGGTGACGGGAGTCGCGCTTCCGGCTCCCTCATCCGGCGCCGCCCGCGGGGGCGGTTCCGGGTGGGGGAGCCGGGTCCGAAGACCCGGCGGGTGGTGCGGAGGTCAGGCCGCGATCGGCAGGGGCGCCGCGGCGGCCGGCCGTCGCGAGATGTGCAGCTGCGCGGCGTAGGGGAGAAGGACGTCGACCAGGCGCTCACGGACCTGCGCGGCGATGGACGGGTCGGTGGCGGCGATGTCGCGGGCGGCGAGCATGCGGTTCTCGCGGGCCTCGATCGCGGCGAGGGCGGCGGTCATGTCCAGGCCGTCCAGCCGCTCGTGGGGGAGAGGGCCGGCGGCGTACATCTCCAGCGGCGTGCCGAAGGCGACGTCCGCGTCGATGTCGGCGAAGTCGGGGAGCGGCACCTCGACGGCTTCCAGGAGGGCGAGGGTCTCAGCGTCGAAGGTCTCGGTGGCGAGGCTGGCGGCGGGACGGCGGGTGGTGTTCATGGGGTGGTGCTCCCTTCGGTAGGAGCCCGCACAGAAGCGGGTCAGGGGCGTTTGAGCAGGCCAAATAAGCGCCTTCTGGCGGTCCATCCCTTGCGGGGCGGAACACTTAGGACAGTAGTAGCACTGCGAGTGCGAGTCAACACTGAGATTGCGACCTAGCACCCTGGCTTTAGGTGTGAGAATGTGTGCATGCTTACGCGACGTGGAGAGGACGACTTCGTGACCAGCGGATACGCACTCGTGGTGCGCTTCACCCTCCGAGACAGCTCGGCAGCCCGGCAGTTCGACGACCTGGTCGCCCTGACCATCGAGGGCATCAGGACCGAGGCCGGCACGCTCGTCTACTCGGTGCACACCCCGGTGGACGAGCCCCTGGTGCGGGTCTTCTACGAGCTGTACGCCGACCGCGATGCGTTCCAGGCTCACGAGGATCAGGCCCACACCCAGCGCTTTCTCGCGGCCCGGGAGGAACTCCTGAGCAACGTCGAAGTGACGTTCCTCAACGAGCTGGAGGCTCTGAGCAAGCGCCCCGGAACGGAGCAGGCGTGAAGCCGAGCGGCAAGGACGTCGATCCGCAGGATCGGGCCTTCGGGCAGCGCGTCCAGAGATTCCGGAAGGAACGCGGACGCACACAAGCCGAGTTCGCGGCAGCGCTTGGGAAGACCAGCAGCTGGCTTTCCCAGGTCGAACG
It encodes:
- a CDS encoding putative quinol monooxygenase, giving the protein MLTRRGEDDFVTSGYALVVRFTLRDSSAARQFDDLVALTIEGIRTEAGTLVYSVHTPVDEPLVRVFYELYADRDAFQAHEDQAHTQRFLAAREELLSNVEVTFLNELEALSKRPGTEQA